The Thermus hydrothermalis genome includes a region encoding these proteins:
- a CDS encoding fructosamine kinase family protein: MDPRALLRRAGLEAEGPLLPLHGGDMARVWRVGPYVVKVAEDPPPGLFPAEAKGLAELGKRGVRVPRVLHVAEEGLVLAYLAPGKEDWEGLAAMLARLHRQKEAVYWAEPGFLGTFPLPGRRGGEWMEFFFLRCVEPLLKATWERLEGLGPKVEALFREPLPTEGPAPLHGDLWHGNVHFAQGGPALLDPSFFVGERGVDLAMMRLFGGFPPAFWRAYEALYPVPEAVARALPRYQVYYLLAHVHFFGRGYLGALWKAISAS, from the coding sequence ATGGACCCAAGGGCGCTTCTCCGGCGGGCGGGGCTTGAGGCGGAAGGCCCCCTCCTTCCCCTCCACGGGGGGGATATGGCCCGGGTGTGGCGGGTGGGGCCCTACGTGGTGAAGGTGGCGGAAGACCCCCCGCCGGGCCTTTTCCCCGCCGAGGCCAAAGGACTGGCCGAGCTCGGGAAAAGGGGGGTGAGGGTGCCCCGGGTGCTCCACGTGGCGGAGGAGGGCCTGGTGCTGGCGTACCTGGCCCCGGGGAAGGAGGACTGGGAGGGGCTTGCCGCCATGCTCGCCCGCTTGCACCGGCAGAAGGAGGCGGTGTACTGGGCCGAGCCCGGCTTTCTCGGCACCTTTCCCCTTCCCGGGCGCCGAGGGGGGGAGTGGATGGAGTTCTTCTTCCTGCGGTGCGTGGAGCCCCTTCTAAAGGCCACCTGGGAGCGCCTAGAGGGGCTTGGGCCCAAGGTGGAGGCCCTTTTCCGGGAACCCCTCCCCACGGAGGGCCCGGCTCCCCTCCACGGGGACCTCTGGCACGGGAACGTCCACTTCGCCCAAGGGGGGCCGGCCCTCCTGGACCCCTCCTTCTTCGTGGGGGAGAGGGGGGTGGACCTGGCCATGATGCGGCTTTTCGGGGGCTTCCCTCCCGCCTTCTGGCGGGCCTATGAGGCCCTTTACCCGGTACCCGAGGCGGTGGCCAGAGCCCTGCCCCGGTACCAGGTGTACTACCTCCTCGCCCACGTGCACTTCTTTGGCCGGGGCTACCTGGGGGCACTATGGAAGGCGATTTCCGCCTCTTAG
- a CDS encoding DUF4388 domain-containing protein — protein MEGDFRLLGPIDLLQLLAQGGRTGLFQVETPGGVGEVYLERGRPVHAAFLGRVGREALLEVLALKEGRFRFHLGGRAPLTTLSGPLEAYLLKAIRTLDERVEVGPFDLVRPSTRLGAVGATLDPVELALLEDLGQGKSPLDLVGPSRPLEEVLKRLGHLARLRLVEVSPRVPRTARLQVTLGKRGAQVDALLLKAWRAHYGGFTRVRVKGAKEAVLPVEGAEGLGVELRLAPELLLFHGLKVGEEVLVWPEV, from the coding sequence ATGGAAGGCGATTTCCGCCTCTTAGGCCCCATTGACCTCCTGCAACTCCTGGCCCAGGGGGGCAGGACGGGGCTTTTCCAGGTGGAAACCCCGGGCGGGGTGGGGGAGGTCTACCTGGAGCGGGGCCGCCCCGTGCACGCCGCCTTCCTGGGCCGGGTGGGCCGGGAGGCCCTTTTGGAGGTCCTCGCCCTAAAGGAAGGGCGTTTCCGCTTCCACCTGGGGGGCAGGGCCCCCCTCACCACCCTTTCGGGGCCCTTGGAGGCCTACCTCCTCAAGGCCATCCGCACCCTGGACGAAAGGGTGGAGGTGGGTCCCTTTGACCTGGTCCGCCCCTCCACTCGGCTCGGGGCGGTGGGGGCCACCTTGGACCCGGTGGAGCTCGCCCTCCTCGAGGACCTGGGCCAGGGCAAGAGCCCCTTGGACCTCGTGGGGCCCTCTAGGCCCCTGGAGGAGGTGCTGAAGCGCCTCGGCCACCTGGCCCGGCTGCGCCTGGTGGAGGTTTCGCCCCGGGTACCCCGCACCGCCCGGCTCCAGGTAACCCTGGGAAAGCGGGGCGCCCAGGTGGATGCCCTCCTCCTCAAGGCCTGGCGGGCCCACTACGGGGGCTTTACCCGCGTGCGGGTCAAGGGGGCGAAGGAGGCGGTTTTGCCCGTGGAGGGAGCGGAAGGGCTTGGGGTGGAGCTAAGGCTTGCTCCCGAACTCCTCCTCTTCCACGGGCTCAAGGTGGGGGAAGAGGTCCTGGTCTGGCCCGAGGTATAG
- a CDS encoding RodZ domain-containing protein produces MCELGERLRRAREEKGLSLKEAAERLSLKVGVLEALEACRFEALPEPALVRGYLRRYARLLGLDPEPLLALYPVVPSPEPPPPRKRGRPWSLWLLLLLVLGALGYGAYLLLRPAPTQVVALPEPPKPPEPLRHALRVASEPPGARVYLDGFYLGQTPLVTPPLEEGRRVLRVELPGYVPWEEEILLDRDLSLNLRLSPLPQAPAPAPAPSAQAGKLVLKLEGRSWLRVTQGEKRLYEGIPEVGTELSFDLPVEVRAGNPGGVRVFLDGKDLGLLGEPGKPLTRSFP; encoded by the coding sequence GTGTGCGAGCTGGGGGAAAGGCTTAGGCGGGCGCGGGAGGAGAAGGGCCTAAGCCTAAAGGAGGCGGCCGAGAGGCTTTCCCTAAAGGTGGGGGTGTTGGAGGCCCTCGAGGCCTGCCGCTTTGAGGCGCTTCCCGAACCCGCCTTGGTCCGCGGCTACCTCAGGCGGTACGCCCGGCTTTTGGGCCTGGACCCCGAGCCCCTCCTGGCCCTTTACCCCGTGGTCCCCTCCCCCGAGCCCCCTCCTCCCCGGAAAAGGGGGCGGCCTTGGTCCCTTTGGCTCCTTCTCCTTTTGGTCCTTGGGGCATTGGGCTATGGAGCCTACCTCCTCCTGAGGCCCGCCCCCACCCAGGTGGTGGCCTTACCCGAACCCCCGAAGCCCCCTGAGCCCCTTCGCCACGCCCTCCGGGTGGCGAGCGAGCCCCCCGGGGCCCGGGTGTACCTGGACGGCTTTTACCTGGGCCAGACCCCCCTGGTGACCCCGCCCTTGGAGGAGGGAAGGCGGGTTTTGCGGGTGGAGCTTCCCGGCTACGTCCCGTGGGAGGAGGAGATCCTCCTGGACCGGGACCTTTCCCTGAACCTGCGGCTTTCGCCCCTTCCCCAGGCGCCCGCTCCCGCCCCGGCTCCTTCGGCGCAGGCGGGGAAGCTCGTGCTCAAGCTAGAGGGCAGGAGCTGGCTTCGGGTGACCCAGGGGGAGAAGCGGCTTTACGAGGGCATCCCCGAGGTGGGCACGGAGCTTAGCTTTGACCTCCCCGTGGAGGTGCGGGCGGGGAACCCCGGGGGGGTGCGGGTCTTTTTGGACGGAAAGGACCTGGGGCTTTTGGGGGAGCCGGGAAAGCCCCTGACCCGGAGCTTCCCCTAG
- a CDS encoding sensor histidine kinase — protein MASQSLYRLVRLAQRLLPPLIALVVVVFELALFPYRHVDALLWLRLGFYGLVGPLVTYAVLEWIAQEVLEKLRAERALEEANRRLLAAGRVFREALESENLEEAVHRVARALQETLGYPLALEVEGVRAGEECGGVRVELPGLRGYLEACPPTPERAFLEVLAHEVGGALQAVVARSRDLLTLFEVDQALKAEANLDRLLENLLERIQDWAEAEGGGVLLLDEEGFLLPRVVRNLALPAHPFLPEGAWKGALEGPVFVAPETLALPLKAREPVGVLVLKGKGLSRRIPFLSFLASQVALAVRNAQAYLRAEELAINEERTRIAREIHDGLAQSLAFMALKLDLAERLLDKDREAALKALSEVKDTLRSQIREVRRSIFALRPIDLERYGFLESVRRYAQAFAEQAGFRVNLSLPEAVGLSQASELVLFRVLQEALTNAAKHARPTRVEVVLEPLGERGARLVVRDNGQGFQNPEAQGLGGFGLTQMRERVEARGGRFWVASAPGKGTEVGAEVPY, from the coding sequence ATGGCTAGCCAAAGCCTCTACCGCCTCGTCCGCTTAGCCCAACGCCTCTTGCCGCCCCTCATCGCCTTGGTGGTGGTGGTCTTTGAGCTGGCCCTTTTCCCCTACCGGCACGTGGATGCCCTCCTTTGGCTCCGCCTGGGCTTTTACGGCCTGGTGGGGCCTTTGGTCACCTACGCCGTCTTGGAGTGGATCGCCCAGGAGGTCTTGGAGAAGCTCCGGGCGGAAAGGGCTTTGGAGGAGGCCAACCGCAGGCTTTTGGCGGCGGGGCGGGTCTTCCGGGAGGCCCTGGAGAGCGAGAACCTGGAGGAGGCTGTCCACCGCGTGGCCCGGGCCCTCCAGGAAACCCTGGGCTACCCCCTGGCCCTGGAGGTGGAGGGCGTGCGGGCGGGGGAGGAGTGTGGGGGGGTGAGGGTGGAGCTTCCCGGCCTCAGGGGGTACCTGGAGGCCTGTCCCCCCACCCCGGAGCGGGCCTTCCTGGAGGTGTTGGCCCACGAGGTGGGCGGGGCCTTGCAGGCGGTGGTGGCGCGAAGCCGTGACCTCCTCACCCTCTTTGAGGTGGACCAGGCCCTGAAGGCGGAGGCCAACCTGGACCGGCTTCTGGAGAACCTCTTGGAGCGCATCCAGGACTGGGCGGAGGCGGAGGGGGGCGGGGTGCTTCTTCTGGACGAGGAGGGGTTCTTGCTCCCCCGGGTGGTGCGCAACCTAGCCCTCCCCGCCCATCCCTTCCTCCCCGAGGGGGCTTGGAAGGGGGCCTTGGAGGGTCCGGTGTTCGTGGCCCCCGAGACCCTGGCCCTACCCCTGAAGGCCAGGGAGCCCGTGGGGGTCTTGGTGCTCAAGGGGAAAGGCCTTTCCCGGCGCATCCCCTTCCTTTCCTTCCTGGCCTCCCAGGTGGCCCTGGCGGTGCGGAACGCCCAGGCCTACCTGAGGGCCGAGGAGCTCGCCATCAACGAGGAGCGCACCCGGATCGCCCGGGAGATCCACGACGGCCTGGCGCAAAGCCTGGCCTTCATGGCCCTGAAGCTGGACCTGGCGGAAAGGCTTTTGGACAAGGACCGGGAGGCCGCCCTAAAGGCGCTTTCCGAGGTGAAGGACACCTTGCGGAGCCAGATCCGGGAGGTGCGCCGGAGCATCTTCGCCCTCAGGCCCATTGACCTGGAGCGCTACGGCTTCCTGGAGTCCGTGCGCCGCTACGCCCAGGCCTTCGCCGAGCAGGCGGGGTTCCGGGTAAACCTTTCCTTGCCCGAGGCCGTGGGGCTATCCCAGGCGAGCGAGCTTGTGCTCTTCCGCGTCCTCCAGGAGGCCCTCACCAACGCCGCCAAGCACGCCAGGCCCACCCGGGTGGAGGTGGTCTTGGAGCCCTTGGGGGAAAGGGGGGCGAGGCTTGTCGTGCGGGACAACGGCCAAGGTTTCCAAAACCCCGAGGCCCAGGGCTTGGGAGGCTTTGGCCTCACCCAGATGCGGGAGCGGGTGGAGGCCCGGGGAGGGCGTTTCTGGGTGGCCTCGGCCCCGGGGAAGGGCACGGAGGTGGGGGCGGAGGTGCCCTACTAG
- a CDS encoding low molecular weight protein-tyrosine-phosphatase: MERPTRVLFVCLGNICRSPLAEGAFRKLLRERGLEAHFEVDSAGTGAWHAGEPMDPRARRVLEAEGAYFPHVARAMTREDALYYDHILVMDRENLAEVLRRFPEARGKVRLLLDYLGGGEVKDPYHGDYQDCLEVYWTVEAACRAFLEVHGPKGASPAGGA; this comes from the coding sequence ATGGAGCGCCCCACGCGCGTGCTCTTTGTCTGCTTGGGCAACATCTGCCGAAGCCCATTGGCGGAAGGGGCTTTCCGCAAGCTCCTAAGGGAGCGGGGCCTCGAGGCCCACTTTGAGGTGGACTCCGCCGGCACCGGGGCTTGGCACGCGGGAGAGCCCATGGACCCCAGGGCCCGGCGGGTCTTGGAGGCGGAAGGGGCCTACTTCCCCCACGTGGCCCGGGCCATGACCCGGGAGGACGCCCTCTACTACGACCACATCCTGGTCATGGACCGAGAGAACCTGGCCGAGGTCCTAAGGCGCTTCCCCGAGGCCCGGGGCAAGGTGCGGCTCCTCCTGGACTACCTGGGCGGGGGCGAGGTGAAAGACCCCTACCACGGGGACTACCAGGACTGCCTCGAGGTCTACTGGACGGTGGAGGCCGCCTGTAGGGCCTTCCTGGAGGTCCATGGACCCAAGGGCGCTTCTCCGGCGGGCGGGGCTTGA
- a CDS encoding RNA methyltransferase has translation MEPRPDLSHIRIVLVEPQEPMNVGAVARAMRNFGLSRLYVVNPHPRVGPPWAREAYWLAVHAEGILDGAVVTENLLEALEGTHFVVATTGRPRELYPAPVVPAWEVPRHALAVEGEVALVFGRETFGLTNEELDLAHLIGTIPTAPEQPSLNLAQAVVVFAYELYKGAIGWEAGEKETLAPTEALEALFADLGRYILEIGFTDPHRHPYAMRRLRRILHKARLSPGEVQLLRGLLHQSRYAMGKKDG, from the coding sequence ATGGAACCTCGCCCTGACCTGAGCCATATCCGCATCGTCTTGGTGGAGCCGCAGGAGCCCATGAACGTGGGGGCTGTAGCCCGGGCCATGCGCAACTTCGGCCTTTCCCGGCTTTACGTGGTGAACCCCCATCCCCGGGTGGGGCCGCCCTGGGCCCGGGAGGCCTACTGGCTTGCGGTGCACGCCGAGGGGATTTTGGACGGGGCCGTGGTGACGGAAAACCTTTTGGAGGCCCTCGAGGGCACCCACTTCGTGGTGGCCACCACGGGCCGGCCCAGGGAGCTATACCCCGCCCCCGTGGTGCCCGCCTGGGAGGTGCCGCGCCACGCCCTCGCCGTGGAGGGGGAGGTGGCCTTGGTCTTCGGCCGGGAAACCTTCGGCCTCACCAACGAGGAGTTGGACCTGGCCCACCTGATCGGCACCATCCCCACCGCCCCCGAGCAACCCTCCTTGAACCTGGCCCAGGCGGTGGTGGTCTTCGCCTATGAGCTCTACAAGGGGGCGATAGGGTGGGAAGCGGGCGAAAAGGAAACGCTCGCCCCCACGGAGGCCCTGGAGGCCCTCTTCGCCGATCTCGGGCGGTACATCCTGGAGATCGGCTTCACCGACCCCCACCGCCACCCCTACGCCATGCGCCGCCTGCGCCGCATCCTGCATAAGGCCCGGCTTTCCCCGGGGGAGGTGCAGCTCTTAAGGGGGCTACTCCACCAAAGCCGTTACGCCATGGGGAAGAAGGATGGCTAG
- a CDS encoding pseudouridine-5'-phosphate glycosidase, translating into MREALVALESAVLTHGLPYPLNLEVALGLEEAVREEGASPRTIALLDGAVRVGLSRDEMERLAQGGAEKASLWNLAALLAKGKSAGTTVAATVHLAHRHGIEVFATGGIGGVHPEPHDESADLVALARTPILVVASGPKAILDLRATLERLETLGVSVVGYRTDRLPAFFSPVSPYPVPARVESPLEAAQVYREAKELGLGAVLLMNPVSEGIPYERVAAWVEEASHQAAREGVYGKALTPYLLRRLSELSHGETDRVNRRLLLENARLAAQVARALAGLE; encoded by the coding sequence ATGCGGGAAGCCTTGGTGGCCTTGGAATCTGCCGTTCTCACCCACGGCCTGCCCTATCCCTTGAACCTGGAGGTGGCCTTGGGATTGGAGGAGGCGGTGCGGGAAGAGGGGGCAAGCCCGCGCACCATCGCCCTGCTGGACGGGGCGGTGCGGGTGGGCCTAAGCAGGGATGAGATGGAGCGCCTCGCCCAAGGCGGGGCGGAGAAGGCGAGCCTTTGGAACCTGGCGGCCCTCCTCGCCAAGGGGAAGAGCGCCGGCACCACGGTGGCGGCCACGGTCCACCTGGCCCACCGCCACGGGATAGAGGTCTTCGCCACGGGGGGCATCGGCGGGGTGCACCCCGAGCCCCACGACGAGAGCGCCGACCTCGTGGCCCTGGCCCGCACCCCCATCCTGGTGGTGGCCTCCGGGCCCAAGGCCATCCTGGACCTGAGGGCCACCTTGGAGCGGCTGGAAACCCTGGGGGTGAGCGTGGTGGGCTACCGCACGGACCGCCTGCCCGCCTTCTTCTCGCCCGTTTCCCCCTACCCCGTGCCCGCCCGGGTGGAAAGCCCCCTGGAGGCGGCCCAGGTGTACCGAGAGGCTAAGGAGCTCGGCCTGGGGGCGGTTTTGCTGATGAACCCCGTTTCCGAGGGGATCCCCTATGAGCGGGTGGCGGCGTGGGTGGAGGAGGCGAGCCACCAAGCGGCTAGGGAAGGGGTCTACGGCAAGGCCCTCACCCCCTACCTCCTCCGGCGGCTTTCCGAGCTTTCCCACGGGGAAACGGACCGGGTGAACCGGCGCCTCCTCTTGGAAAACGCCCGCTTGGCGGCCCAGGTGGCCCGGGCCCTTGCGGGGCTAGAATAG
- a CDS encoding response regulator codes for MATEYPGLLLLSRNEALRAYVELVLSESGLPLRYFDSAKEGLFWLLDHTPKAILLDEDLDVDPFAVAARIRHVRRLKGVPLAVLISPSDRLRTTAEVVRVAPLEKPLSREKLFQLVGGSPQEGEVG; via the coding sequence GTGGCCACGGAGTACCCGGGACTGCTCCTATTAAGCCGCAACGAGGCGCTGCGCGCCTACGTGGAGCTTGTCCTCTCGGAATCAGGGCTCCCCCTACGTTACTTTGATTCGGCTAAGGAAGGGCTTTTTTGGCTTTTAGACCATACTCCCAAGGCCATCCTTTTAGATGAGGACTTGGACGTGGACCCCTTTGCTGTGGCGGCCCGTATCCGCCACGTTAGACGCCTTAAGGGCGTGCCCTTGGCTGTGCTCATTTCTCCGTCGGATAGGCTTCGTACCACGGCGGAAGTGGTTCGCGTGGCGCCTCTGGAGAAGCCCCTGAGCCGCGAGAAGCTTTTCCAGCTTGTGGGCGGTTCTCCCCAAGAAGGGGAGGTTGGGTAA
- a CDS encoding transglycosylase domain-containing protein — MGVRVFRLLAVTFLGLLVGAALALGYLAYGYTRHLPDLSQFERLRLTATSVLYARDGTPIAQIASVEEGRAIHRSLVRLEEVSPAAVAAVVFSEDRRFFQHYGVDFVRMVGALWAILQGDLQGGSTITTQVIKNTLLKELAQARSLERKFKEWALALELERRYTKEEILEMYLNVIPWGGNAVGIKGAAEAYFGKDPAALTLAEGLYLASLIPAPNARYADLSGVRQRMRLLLDQMVAEGWVSPEVAEAAWREPLVPKGWRARYDGEGNLLEAELVDPEARLVRQLDFRMAPHFVLEVRRFLEARFGREKVYGEGGLKVYTTLDPAMQRAAERAAAEARLPEGADLAIVGLDPETGEVLALVGGVRREGDEYNRATRALRNPGSAVKPFVYATAFEEGFTQASLVPDRPLEFPDPSQPGGVWRPKNFSGTFLNREITVRYALDLSLNLPAIYTANAIGVEKVARKLSEAGFAVRYPTLAIAIGGASITPVDLAAAYAAFANGGYRVTPLYVLRVEDAQGRLLYQATPERRRLFSPEAAYQGWDLLKGYVYDLGEKGLAKGARIPGRVVGGKTGTTNEARDLWFAGVTRGLSAVVWVGRDDNKPLRMGGREPSSSVVNPPIWRAFVAEALRGRPGGDFPPPSGLVEARVDLVSGLPSPEGVAMWFPQGKVPLPPAEPPSETAPVLPSEPQGQTPPEAPPTPPLEESHGTSP, encoded by the coding sequence GTGGGCGTGCGGGTGTTCCGACTTCTTGCCGTGACGTTCTTGGGGCTCTTGGTCGGGGCTGCCCTGGCCTTGGGCTATCTCGCCTATGGGTACACCCGCCATCTGCCCGACCTGTCCCAGTTTGAGCGCCTACGCCTCACCGCCACCTCGGTCCTTTACGCCCGGGATGGCACGCCCATCGCCCAGATCGCCAGCGTGGAGGAGGGACGGGCCATCCACCGGAGCCTGGTGCGCCTCGAGGAAGTTTCCCCGGCGGCGGTGGCGGCCGTCGTTTTTTCCGAGGACCGCCGCTTTTTCCAGCACTACGGGGTGGACTTCGTACGCATGGTGGGCGCCCTTTGGGCCATCCTCCAAGGGGACCTGCAAGGGGGAAGCACCATCACCACCCAGGTCATCAAGAACACCCTCCTCAAGGAGCTGGCCCAGGCCCGTTCCCTGGAGCGCAAGTTCAAGGAGTGGGCCTTGGCCTTGGAGCTGGAGCGGCGCTACACCAAGGAAGAAATCTTGGAAATGTACCTGAACGTGATCCCCTGGGGCGGCAACGCCGTGGGGATCAAGGGGGCGGCGGAGGCCTACTTTGGCAAGGACCCGGCCGCCTTGACCCTGGCGGAGGGGCTTTACCTGGCCTCGCTCATCCCCGCCCCTAACGCCCGCTATGCTGACCTTTCCGGGGTGCGCCAGCGCATGCGCCTTCTCCTGGACCAGATGGTGGCCGAGGGGTGGGTGAGCCCGGAGGTGGCCGAGGCCGCCTGGCGGGAACCCCTGGTGCCCAAGGGGTGGCGGGCCCGGTACGATGGCGAGGGGAACCTGCTGGAGGCCGAGCTCGTGGACCCCGAGGCCCGGCTCGTGCGCCAACTGGACTTCCGCATGGCCCCCCACTTCGTCTTGGAGGTGCGGCGCTTCCTCGAGGCCCGCTTCGGCCGGGAGAAGGTCTATGGGGAAGGGGGGCTTAAGGTCTACACCACCCTGGACCCCGCCATGCAGCGGGCGGCGGAACGGGCGGCTGCGGAGGCCCGCCTGCCCGAGGGGGCGGACCTCGCCATCGTGGGCTTGGACCCGGAAACAGGGGAGGTCCTGGCCCTGGTGGGGGGGGTTAGGCGGGAGGGGGACGAGTACAACCGGGCCACCCGGGCCCTGCGGAACCCGGGAAGCGCCGTCAAGCCCTTCGTCTACGCCACCGCCTTTGAGGAGGGCTTTACCCAGGCCAGCTTGGTGCCCGACCGTCCCCTGGAGTTTCCCGACCCCAGCCAGCCTGGGGGGGTGTGGCGGCCCAAGAACTTCTCGGGGACCTTCCTCAACCGGGAGATCACCGTGCGCTACGCCCTGGACCTCTCCCTCAACCTCCCCGCCATCTACACCGCCAACGCCATCGGCGTGGAGAAGGTGGCGCGGAAGCTTTCCGAGGCGGGGTTTGCCGTGCGCTACCCCACCTTGGCCATCGCCATCGGCGGGGCCTCCATCACCCCCGTGGACCTGGCCGCCGCCTACGCCGCCTTCGCCAACGGGGGCTACCGGGTCACGCCCCTTTACGTCCTGAGGGTGGAGGACGCCCAGGGAAGGCTCCTCTACCAGGCTACCCCTGAGCGCCGGAGGCTCTTTAGCCCTGAGGCCGCCTACCAAGGGTGGGACCTCCTGAAGGGCTACGTGTACGACCTGGGGGAGAAGGGCCTGGCCAAGGGGGCCCGCATCCCGGGCCGGGTGGTGGGGGGTAAGACGGGCACCACCAACGAGGCCCGCGACCTCTGGTTCGCAGGGGTGACCCGGGGGCTTTCCGCCGTGGTCTGGGTGGGCCGGGACGACAACAAGCCCCTGCGCATGGGGGGGCGGGAGCCCTCTAGCTCCGTGGTCAACCCGCCCATCTGGCGGGCCTTCGTGGCGGAGGCCCTAAGGGGCCGCCCGGGGGGCGACTTTCCCCCGCCTTCCGGGCTCGTGGAGGCCCGGGTGGACCTGGTTTCGGGCCTGCCCTCGCCGGAGGGGGTAGCCATGTGGTTTCCCCAGGGCAAGGTGCCCCTTCCCCCGGCAGAACCCCCTTCCGAGACCGCCCCCGTGCTCCCCTCTGAACCCCAGGGCCAGACGCCACCGGAGGCCCCGCCCACCCCACCCTTGGAGGAGTCCCATGGAACCTCGCCCTGA